The Bernardetia sp. DNA segment ACTTTGTCCGAAAAGCAACATATTAAAACATTAAATCTGTTTAGATAGTAAAACAAAGTTTGAAATTAGTTTTTTTTTGTAAAAATTAATTTGAGGTTAGACCAACTATTTTTTATTTTTGTAGTTAGTTTCGATAATTGTTGTCTGCTAACAAAGAAGACATAATTCTATTTTTCAGAAACATTTCATTTAGTAAATCCATCAACCCAAAACCTATACTATTATCAAAACACCTGGTTACAAATCTACAAAACGCTACAAATTATCGTCATTCAAATTTGACCTACCTCAAGAACTAACGGCAAAATACCCTACTGATAATCGTGATGATTCTCGTCTTATGGTTGTTCATCGTGATACAGGCGTTATTGAACACAAAATGTTTAAAGATGTATTAGACTATTTTGGGGAGGGCGACAAGATGATTATCAACGACACAATGGTTTTTCCTGCTCGTCTGTATGGCTACAAAGAAAAAACAAATGCCAAAATTGAGGTTTTTTTATTAAGAGAACTCAACCCAACCTCTCACCTTTGGGATGTACTTGTCGACCCAGCTCGTAAAATCAGAGTAGGCAACAAACTCTTTTTTGGTGAAGGAGAACTGGTAGCAGAAGTTATTGATAACACCACTTCAAGAGGAAGAACTATTCGTTTTCTATACGATGGCGAACCCGAAGAATTTTATAAAACGCTAGAAGAATTAGGAGAAACTCCTCTGCCTCGTGAAATTGGTAGAGAAGCAGAAGAATCTGATAAAGAACGTTATCAGACTATTTTTGCACAGAAAAAAGGAGCAGTAGCTGCGCCTACGGCTGGTCTTCACTTTACCCCTCAACTACAAAAAAGATTGCAGTTGCAGGGAACAAGTTTTCATCCGATTACGCTTCATTTAGGATTGGGAATGTTTCGTCAAGTGGAGGTAGAAGACTTGACAAAACACAAAATGGATTCTGAAAACTTTGAAGTAGGTGAAGAAACTGTACAAGCTGTTAATGAAGCCATTGATAATAAGAAGAAAATATGTGCTGTCGGAACAACTTCTTTGCGTGCTTTAGAATCTTCTGTTTCTGCTAACGAACACTTGAAACCTAATAGTGGCTGGACAGACAAATTTATCTTCCCACCTTACGATTTCAAAATCTGTAATGCACTCATTTCAAACTTCCATTATCCACAATCTACATTACTGATGATGAATTGTGCTTTTGGTGGTTATGATTTAGTAATGGAGGCTTACGAACTTGCCATTAAAGAAAAATATCGTTTCTTTAGCTATGGCGATGCGATGCTGATTATTTAATCAAAACGCAAACAAAATAAGCTCAAAACTCTTTTATTTGTGGTAAAATAAAAGAGTTTTTTTATTTCCAACTTTTAACGTATTACAAATGAATAAAGAACGCTTATATGATGCTTTTGGGGAACTTATTTATGCCCTTGCTATGGCAGACGGACTCATTCAGCCAGAAGAAATCCAAGCCTTAAACAGTATTTTGAAAGGTCATCCTTGGGCATCGCAGATAAAATGGTCATTTGACTATGAAGCAAGTAAAAGTATAAACTTACAGGATGTCTATAAAAAGGCTTTAGATACATTTACTCAACACGGACAAGATGAAGAATATGCTTACCTCATCGATGTTTTAGAAAAAGTAGCCAAAGCAAGTGATGGAATAGATAAAAATGAAGCTCAATTTATAGAACGTTTTCAAAAAGACTTAAAAGAAAATTTTATTATAGAAATGGAAAAAAGACAGCTTATTTAGTCAAATTTCGCACAGTTGATTCTGTTAAATTTACTTTTCCAAAGTATTAGTAGTTGTAAATCGAATACTTTGGAAAATGTTTTTCTATACTATCTTATAAAACAAACGTTATCATGGTTAATTTTGTACACCAGTCTTCCAGACTGGTTGGTAAAGTCAAAAACTTAGTTTTTGATTGAAATAAAGTCTTTTTAATCTTTGTCGTTAGAACAATTATATCTTTAGAATAACTCTGAATTACTAGCTTCCTCTATCATTTCATGAGCAGTTTGTTTTCCTAAGTATGAGTCTATTAGGTGATGTACAATATAAAGTAGTGGGGTAAG contains these protein-coding regions:
- the queA gene encoding tRNA preQ1(34) S-adenosylmethionine ribosyltransferase-isomerase QueA, which produces MKTPGYKSTKRYKLSSFKFDLPQELTAKYPTDNRDDSRLMVVHRDTGVIEHKMFKDVLDYFGEGDKMIINDTMVFPARLYGYKEKTNAKIEVFLLRELNPTSHLWDVLVDPARKIRVGNKLFFGEGELVAEVIDNTTSRGRTIRFLYDGEPEEFYKTLEELGETPLPREIGREAEESDKERYQTIFAQKKGAVAAPTAGLHFTPQLQKRLQLQGTSFHPITLHLGLGMFRQVEVEDLTKHKMDSENFEVGEETVQAVNEAIDNKKKICAVGTTSLRALESSVSANEHLKPNSGWTDKFIFPPYDFKICNALISNFHYPQSTLLMMNCAFGGYDLVMEAYELAIKEKYRFFSYGDAMLII
- a CDS encoding TerB family tellurite resistance protein; its protein translation is MNKERLYDAFGELIYALAMADGLIQPEEIQALNSILKGHPWASQIKWSFDYEASKSINLQDVYKKALDTFTQHGQDEEYAYLIDVLEKVAKASDGIDKNEAQFIERFQKDLKENFIIEMEKRQLI